The Vibrio sp. STUT-A11 region ACAACTTGGCTGATTTCAGCAGACGTTAAGCCAAGACGACTGGCAGATGAAGAGAAACTACCATGAATAACACCGACCAGAGGTTCTTGAGTCCAAACACCAGGAATTGAAATGTCGGTAAAGTCATAACTACCGTCACCGTTCAGCTCATAAACCACTTTGTCTGCAATAGAAAATTGCAGTTCCATTTTAAGTAGTTCACCTTCGATATCATCACGCCAGAATCGTAATGTATTGCCGGGTTTCAACGTATCAAGCGCAAGGTAGTTTAAGTCAGTTTCCATGACTTTCATTAATGAGCTGTAGCCGAAACCGAGCTGGCTAAAAATCGTACTAAGATTGTCGCCAGCCTGGATTTGATATTCAAAGTTTGGTGGGGTGACAACTTCTGCAGTCGTCGCATCAAGAATTCTTTCAACAACCTGCGATTCTGGCAGGTTTAAAGCAATGGTTTTCGTCAATGGTGACTCTTTGAGAGAGTGAGAAACACCGATAGCGACCAAAACAGGTAAGGAGTACAACAGCAGCGCTCTACGACCTTTCAGATTAGGCAGCCGTCTTGTAATTTCATTTGTAGACACGGGAATTACTATCTCCTTATAAACAGGCCTATTAGCTTATGCATTCCAGCATAAGAAATCACTAGGAAATTTCGAGATCTAGCTCAGAAAACACCTTTTTTTTACACAAGTAAAATAAATTCATCCTTGTTGCATATGTAGGAAATTACCTACACGCTTCAGGGATACAGAATTTAATTGCTTAGGTGTTTCCGACATCGCTTGATTTACATCATGCGTGAGATAGGAAGCCTCGATAATAGTATCGTCTCGCCATTCCAATTGATGAAATTTAATACGATCACCGATGAACACACTATCAAGTAATATGACACGGCTTGGCAGTGCATCAAATTTAAACAGACCAATATAATAAAATGCCCCTGTCCCTTGTGTAGTCACTATCATCGGTGCAAGGATCCACGGCTCCTGATTTATCTGGCGTTGAGCTATAAACTCCGTCGGTAACAAAACCTTACCTTTTGTAGAACCAGCGTCATAATGACCGATCAAATAACCAAGTTCTTTATCCCAATCTTCAATGAAGCTCACTGCATTTTGCTCAGGAACCTGAATTGTCCACGGGTTTGAAGATTTGATATTAAGCACGTCCGAAATAATCGAATTTGATTGAACTTCGCGTTGTGGAAACTTGGCTAATATTTCATCATCGGAGAGGCTAAAGCGGTAAACACCCGCAACAATCACAGTGATTAATAATACAACGGGAATAAGAAGGATAAGTGGAATAGGCAGAATTCTATTGCGAGCCATAGAGACTTCCTTGTTTTTATATTTTATAAATCGCGCACGGAGTATATACCAAATAAAGCGTCTTCACCGTAAAACAAACTCGGTACCAATACATCAAATGTTTCAAAATAAAAATGACCTAGCCTGACTAAGTTCGTCGAGTTTTCGTTTGAAAGGTGATCGCTGCCATGGGGTATTCGGCCTTAAATGTCCTAAACTGTTCTCTGAGAACTTGAGAAGATTTAGCCCTGCGTGACACTAACCATCCGATTGCCATTACAGGTGCTCAACGGGACATGAAGACAGTTTGAGGTTATTTAAGTTAAACGATGCCAAAACCAAACAGAACCCACTCATGCGAATGTGCGTGCGGCTTGATTCAACTTCGCTGCTTAGGTGAACCCATGAGTACATCAATTTGCCATTGCTTTGAATGTCAAAAACGAACTGGCAGCGTATTTGGCGTTCAGGCTCGCTTCGCCAAAGAGCACGTCATTTTAGATGGTGACGCGATTAGCTATACCAGAATCAGCGACGACGGGAGCGAGGTCCGATACGAATTTTGTCCAGCCTGTGGCACCACTATGCGCCTATTACTCTCCGCTGCACCAGACATTATTGTTGTACCGGTAGGGCTCTTTAGTGACAAGGAGTTCCAGGAGCCGACCGTTTCTATCTATGAAGAAAGAAAGCATGGCTGGGTCAGTTTCGAATGCACGATGGAGCACATCGAATGAGCGTCAACCTTATTTAGGAAGGTACACACTTTCCAAAAAAGTAGCTTGTTCTCAAGCATTTTCCATCACTATTTGTTACCTCTGATTTGTTGTGATTGGCCTATCCGCCGCTTTTTTGAGTTTTTTTTGAGAATGATCAACCGAGTTGTACTGTGAGGGGTTTCGTATCTCGGTATGAGCGCTATAATCGCCTCCTAACATTTGGTGGGGTTTTATTGTGATTTCCAGACTTCCTCGTTGGGTGGAATATGGCGCGTTTCTACTGGCTCTTCTCGCAGGCTGCGTCAATGCCGTTGGTCTACTCGGCTTTCAACATCAAGCGATAACACACATTTCCGGAACCGTAACTCAGCTAGGAAACAGCTTGCTAACAGGTGTGGACAGTTCCATTCACCTGCTCTTTATCGTATTTAGCTTTTTGATTGGTGCTGCGTTCAGTGGTTTTTTTATCGAAAGCAGTGCATTAAAACTTGGGCGTCGTTACGGGGTTGCGCTGTGTATTGAAGGCAGTTTACTCCTTCTTAGTTTGGGCTTTTTGGTTCAGGGCAATGTTTATGGCCAATATTTAGCTTCCGCTGCCTGTGGTTTGCAAAACGCGATGATTACGACATTTAGCGGCGCTGTAGTCAGAACCACTCACATGACCGGTATTATTACTGATCTAGGCATCATGATTGGCGAAAGCTTGCGCGGACGTCAATTTGACCGTCGAAAGGCCCTATTGTTCTTATTTATCTTTTCAGGTTTTTTGCTCGGTGGCGTAGCCGGAGCAGCCTTATTTACTGTGTATGGTCTGCATACACTGGTCTTTCCAGCGCTATTAGCCTTCGCTACCGCCATCATTTATTGGATATATTTGTACAAGCTAAACCACAGCCCAACATATTGATAGTAAAAACAAACTATCAAATAACGACTGTAAAGCAGTCTAAGTGTAAATAGTTTCATAGCACTTAGGCTGTAAATCAGAACCTGACTGAATAGCATCACAAACGCGCCAGCGAATTCCGCTCTCGTGCCTTACGACTATCCCTAACTTTCCCTCTCCCGTATTCAACACTCAAACTTGGCATGTGTCAGTGGAAAGTCGTTATGTTAGGAAAGTGTAACGGTGAAAAATTCGACAAATACCACATGACTTAAATCACACTTATCCACGGTTTTACTATTCCAATCACACTGTTTTCCAGAATTACCTTCACAGAAGTCAATTGATGATACAATTTTCTAACACGGGCAACATATTCGTATACAGAATTGCATTATTCAATCAGTTTTCCGACAAATCGACTGAATAAGTAAATGTATTTAATGAATAGTATTGCAATGGATGCAGTTTGCGGGTACCCTCCGCTTCCTGCGATTAAATACGGATGTTTAGTGAATATTTATGTCATGCAGTATGGCAAGTATTGACTAGTAGTAACACGAGACAATGTATGCACAATAATACTAATGCTACTGAAGCACCTAAAGGCAACTTTTGGATGTTCCTGATCCCATCCTTAATCGGTCTTTTACTTTTTATGGCGCCAATCTCTTATGATGGTGACCTTACTATCCCAGTTGCAGTCATGGCTAAAGTCATTCCGGCTGTGCTTGGCGACACATTGATTGCCATTATTACCGTTATCATCGCTTTTATGGCTGTCGCTTCTGTTCTTTGCAAAATTTTCCAGCCAGCTGCGATTCTTCGAAATGGTTTCCTGAACGGCCTGTTTAACCCATCTCCACTTTGGTTGCTTGTTCGCTTAATCGGCGGTGCTGCCGTGTTGATGACCTTCTTTGAAATCGGCCCTAAAGCGGTCTGGGAAGAAAACACAGGAGGATTGGTTCTAACAGGACTCTTACCAACGCTGTTTGCGGTATTCATCTTTGCAGGCCTTTTACTGCCTCTGCTGCTTAACTTTGGTCTGCTGGAGCTGTTTGGCGCATTGCTAAGTAAAATAATGCGTCCAGTATTTAACCTGCCGGGTCGTAGT contains the following coding sequences:
- a CDS encoding GFA family protein, with amino-acid sequence MSTSICHCFECQKRTGSVFGVQARFAKEHVILDGDAISYTRISDDGSEVRYEFCPACGTTMRLLLSAAPDIIVVPVGLFSDKEFQEPTVSIYEERKHGWVSFECTMEHIE
- a CDS encoding YoaK family protein, encoding MISRLPRWVEYGAFLLALLAGCVNAVGLLGFQHQAITHISGTVTQLGNSLLTGVDSSIHLLFIVFSFLIGAAFSGFFIESSALKLGRRYGVALCIEGSLLLLSLGFLVQGNVYGQYLASAACGLQNAMITTFSGAVVRTTHMTGIITDLGIMIGESLRGRQFDRRKALLFLFIFSGFLLGGVAGAALFTVYGLHTLVFPALLAFATAIIYWIYLYKLNHSPTY